The following proteins come from a genomic window of Proteinivorax hydrogeniformans:
- the tsaE gene encoding tRNA (adenosine(37)-N6)-threonylcarbamoyltransferase complex ATPase subunit type 1 TsaE translates to MNCVQTNSPEETYELGKSLAEKLKAGDVLLLSGDLGAGKTAFTKGVAWGLGIKDYVKSPTFTYVLEYNGKMPLFHFDLYRLQVAEEIYDLGFEDYLLTGGIIVLEWGERAEDILKQDGIEYIFITINKLGENLREVCFKCTEKGRTIAKELL, encoded by the coding sequence ATGAATTGTGTTCAAACTAACAGTCCAGAAGAGACTTATGAATTAGGTAAAAGTCTAGCGGAAAAACTCAAAGCCGGAGATGTACTTTTATTATCTGGCGATCTAGGTGCCGGCAAGACCGCTTTTACAAAGGGAGTGGCATGGGGGCTTGGGATTAAGGATTATGTGAAAAGCCCGACCTTTACATACGTGTTAGAATATAACGGGAAAATGCCATTGTTTCATTTTGACCTTTATCGGCTACAGGTGGCTGAGGAGATTTACGATCTAGGATTTGAGGATTATCTTTTAACCGGTGGAATCATCGTGTTAGAATGGGGCGAACGAGCAGAGGATATTTTAAAACAAGATGGGATTGAATATATTTTTATAACTATAAACAAACTGGGGGAAAACTTACGAGAAGTTTGTTTTAAATGTACAGAAAAAGGCAGAACTATTGCTAAGGAGTTGTTGTAA
- the rimI gene encoding ribosomal protein S18-alanine N-acetyltransferase yields MGQYIIVPMTEIHIPAVHEIEKEVFPTPWSEEAFKREINDNHLAHYLVVTFDDKPVGFIGGWFILDECHITNVAVLPSHRRKGLAKALIKALLDLCLAKGVVSVTLEVRESNHKAQNLYKGMGFEVMGVRKGYYTDNNEDALLMWLTEIKEVKADVSKNTSD; encoded by the coding sequence ATGGGGCAATATATAATAGTACCTATGACCGAAATTCATATACCTGCCGTTCATGAAATAGAGAAGGAGGTTTTTCCAACTCCGTGGAGTGAAGAGGCATTTAAAAGGGAGATTAACGACAATCACCTAGCCCATTATCTAGTGGTGACTTTTGATGACAAGCCGGTAGGTTTTATTGGTGGTTGGTTTATTTTAGATGAGTGTCATATAACTAATGTTGCGGTTCTTCCTTCTCATAGACGTAAAGGTTTAGCCAAAGCGTTAATCAAAGCCTTGCTAGATCTGTGCTTGGCAAAGGGAGTAGTCTCAGTTACTCTTGAAGTACGTGAATCTAACCATAAAGCGCAAAATCTTTATAAAGGTATGGGGTTTGAGGTTATGGGGGTGCGTAAGGGTTATTACACAGATAACAATGAGGACGCACTTTTGATGTGGTTGACAGAAATTAAAGAGGTGAAAGCAGATGTCAGTAAAAATACTAGCGATTGA
- the lgt gene encoding prolipoprotein diacylglyceryl transferase, whose translation MYPVLLELGPVTVHSYGLMIALGFVAVILGLRRRAHEIGVEPNDTLDISLLAIVFGMIGARLYYVFIYDFSHYVQNPLDVFAFNQGGLVFHGGLILGTLAVIIYLRIKKVSIVETADIAALLIPVAYAFGRLGCFLNGCCHGIATESFWGVSFGEFTASTYHPTQLYLVALAIGIYGFILWQRPRRTFGGQGFLSYIIIYSVGRFLIEFLRTNPEVFGVFTAAQITSVILICIACGLMPLMRRRFGYEEEDDGSENVEEESTTA comes from the coding sequence ATGTATCCAGTATTATTAGAATTAGGGCCGGTAACGGTACATAGTTATGGATTAATGATAGCACTAGGGTTTGTAGCGGTTATCTTGGGGTTAAGAAGAAGGGCTCATGAAATCGGGGTGGAGCCTAACGATACCTTAGACATTTCTTTATTAGCTATTGTCTTTGGTATGATAGGGGCAAGACTTTATTATGTGTTTATTTATGATTTTAGTCACTATGTTCAAAACCCCTTAGACGTCTTTGCTTTTAATCAAGGGGGCTTAGTTTTTCACGGTGGACTAATATTAGGGACTTTGGCGGTTATTATATATTTAAGGATTAAAAAAGTTTCTATAGTGGAAACTGCGGATATAGCTGCTCTTTTGATACCGGTGGCCTATGCTTTTGGTAGACTTGGATGTTTTTTAAATGGATGTTGTCACGGGATAGCTACAGAAAGTTTTTGGGGAGTTTCATTTGGAGAATTTACAGCTTCAACATATCATCCGACACAGCTGTACTTAGTAGCTTTAGCTATCGGAATTTATGGGTTTATATTATGGCAGCGCCCGCGACGCACATTTGGAGGGCAAGGTTTTTTAAGCTACATTATTATATATAGTGTAGGCCGGTTTTTAATAGAATTTTTGCGCACTAATCCTGAGGTTTTCGGGGTATTCACTGCTGCTCAAATTACATCGGTAATTTTAATATGTATTGCTTGTGGATTAATGCCGCTTATGCGAAGAAGATTTGGTTATGAAGAAGAAGATGATGGTAGTGAGAATGTAGAGGAAGAAAGCACTACTGCTTAA
- the tsaB gene encoding tRNA (adenosine(37)-N6)-threonylcarbamoyltransferase complex dimerization subunit type 1 TsaB — protein sequence MLILSIDTSTLTCSIAVNDGEALLGQQVINTKTTHSQKLLPCIKSLLDNLNISLRDIQLIAIAKGPGSFTGLRIGMATAKGLAYGLKIPIVGVSSLEALAYSSNVFGSLVVPIFNARRNQVYGAIYEYDQNRYIEKLTPKSIQLNDLLDEIEKVGKTAVFLGDYLQSFEEQIKEKLGNKGRYVLPQNITPRASGVGYLAYNKFNKAGGDDLASLDVEYLRLAEAQRKLLQCSRQS from the coding sequence TTGTTGATTTTAAGTATCGATACATCTACTTTAACTTGTAGCATAGCAGTAAACGATGGTGAAGCTTTGTTAGGGCAGCAGGTGATAAATACCAAAACTACCCACTCTCAGAAATTACTGCCTTGCATAAAATCGTTGTTGGACAACCTTAATATTAGCTTAAGAGATATACAGCTAATTGCTATAGCAAAGGGGCCTGGCTCTTTTACCGGCCTTAGGATAGGTATGGCTACTGCTAAAGGGTTAGCTTATGGTCTTAAAATCCCAATAGTGGGAGTGAGCAGCTTAGAAGCATTAGCTTACAGTAGTAATGTTTTTGGCAGTTTAGTGGTGCCAATTTTTAACGCAAGAAGAAATCAAGTTTATGGGGCGATTTACGAGTATGACCAAAATAGATACATAGAAAAACTAACCCCTAAAAGTATTCAGCTTAATGATCTATTAGATGAGATTGAAAAAGTCGGTAAAACGGCGGTGTTTTTAGGAGATTATCTACAGTCATTTGAAGAGCAGATAAAAGAAAAACTAGGTAACAAAGGGCGCTATGTGCTACCACAAAACATAACACCAAGAGCTAGCGGTGTTGGATACCTAGCCTATAATAAATTTAACAAGGCAGGGGGAGATGATTTGGCAAGTTTAGATGTTGAATATCTTCGTTTAGCTGAAGCGCAGCGCAAGCTTTTACAGTGTAGTAGACAAAGTTAG
- the tsaD gene encoding tRNA (adenosine(37)-N6)-threonylcarbamoyltransferase complex transferase subunit TsaD, whose product MSVKILAIETSCDETAVAVVENGNKVLVNEVLSQIDIHKEFGGVVPEVASRYHMEGIIPLIEKALKGSGLTLEDVDAVAVTNGPGLIGALLVGVSAAKALAFSLNKPLIAVNHLSGHIYANFIDNEVEFPLVTLIVSGGHTDLIYMDGHLNYEILGQTRDDAAGEAFDKIARAMNLGYPGGPIVDNMAKNGEDSIKFPRVHLEKGSYDFSFSGLKSAVINHLHNQKQKGLEINVEDVCASFQQAVVDVLVDKTIECAKHKKVKNVLMAGGVSANSALRELMSQRCQKEKLNLYYPPLKYCTDNAAMIGAVAFHQFIAQDFAPLDLNAYSSMSLND is encoded by the coding sequence ATGTCAGTAAAAATACTAGCGATTGAAACTTCTTGTGATGAAACAGCAGTAGCGGTTGTGGAAAATGGAAATAAAGTTTTGGTAAATGAGGTGTTATCCCAAATAGATATCCACAAGGAATTTGGGGGTGTTGTACCAGAGGTTGCATCTCGTTACCACATGGAAGGGATTATACCGCTGATAGAAAAAGCTTTAAAAGGTTCAGGGCTAACATTAGAGGATGTAGATGCAGTGGCAGTAACAAATGGCCCTGGTTTAATTGGGGCGCTTTTGGTAGGTGTGTCTGCAGCTAAAGCTTTAGCTTTTTCTCTTAATAAGCCGTTGATAGCAGTAAATCATTTATCAGGGCACATTTATGCAAATTTTATAGATAATGAGGTTGAGTTTCCTTTGGTGACGCTGATAGTTTCGGGTGGGCATACCGACTTGATTTATATGGATGGGCATCTTAATTATGAAATATTAGGGCAGACCAGAGACGACGCTGCAGGTGAGGCTTTTGATAAAATAGCTCGAGCTATGAATTTAGGGTATCCTGGAGGTCCAATTGTGGATAACATGGCGAAAAATGGTGAAGATAGCATAAAGTTTCCTAGGGTTCACCTTGAGAAAGGTAGCTATGATTTTAGTTTTAGCGGTTTAAAGTCTGCGGTTATAAACCACCTACACAACCAGAAGCAAAAGGGATTAGAGATCAATGTTGAGGACGTTTGTGCATCTTTCCAGCAGGCTGTGGTTGATGTTCTTGTGGATAAGACTATAGAGTGTGCTAAGCATAAAAAAGTCAAAAATGTACTGATGGCAGGAGGGGTGTCTGCCAACAGCGCTCTTCGTGAGCTTATGAGTCAAAGGTGCCAAAAAGAAAAGCTAAATCTTTATTATCCACCTTTAAAATATTGCACTGATAACGCCGCTATGATTGGTGCGGTAGCTTTTCACCAGTTTATAGCTCAAGATTTTGCTCCGCTGGATTTAAACGCTTATAGCTCTATGTCATTAAATGACTAA